The following nucleotide sequence is from Lysobacterales bacterium.
CAGACGGTCGGCATCGCCGGCATCGGCGGCCTGGGCCACATGGGCATCAAGCTCGCGAAGGCGATGGGCGCGCACACCGTGGCGTTCACGCGCAGCGCCGACAAGCGCGAGGCCGCCCTGGCGCTGGGCGCCGACGAGGTCGTGTTGACCGGCGATCCCGGGGCGATCAAGGCCCATGCCGGGCGCTTCCATTTCATCCTCGACACCATCGCCGCCAGCCACGACCTGGATCCATACACCAGCATGCTGCGCCGCGACGGCACCCTGTGCCTGGTCGGCGTGCCCGAGCATGGCCATCCCTCGCCGGGGGTCTTCAACCTGGTGTTCGGGCGCAAGGCGATCGCCGGCTCGCTGATCGGCGGCCTGCCGGAGACCCAGGAGATGCTCGACTTCTGCGCCGAGCACGGCATCGTCGCCGACATCGAGGTGATCGCCGCGAACCAGATCGAGGACGCCTACGCGCGCATGCTGCGCAGCGACGTCAAGTACCGCTTCGTGATCGACTGCGCGACCCTGGCCGGCTGAACCGGCCGGTCCGCGACCGCGTCGCCTGCGCGACGCTGTCCCCCGCCCCGTTGCCCGCCTTGCCGGACGCCGCCGCGGGCGGCATC
It contains:
- a CDS encoding NAD(P)-dependent alcohol dehydrogenase; this encodes MTVHAYGAHAADQPLTRMAIERREPGPRDVVIDIAWCGVCHSDLHTVRSEWPGTLYPCVPGHEIVGTVAAVGAEVARHKVGDTVGVGCLVGSCRRCASCGQGLEQYCENGFVATYNGPCHEAPGHTLGGYAQRIVVDESFVLAIRHPADQLAAVAPLLCAGITTYSPLRHWRVGPGQTVGIAGIGGLGHMGIKLAKAMGAHTVAFTRSADKREAALALGADEVVLTGDPGAIKAHAGRFHFILDTIAASHDLDPYTSMLRRDGTLCLVGVPEHGHPSPGVFNLVFGRKAIAGSLIGGLPETQEMLDFCAEHGIVADIEVIAANQIEDAYARMLRSDVKYRFVIDCATLAG